A portion of the Intestinibacillus sp. Marseille-P6563 genome contains these proteins:
- a CDS encoding 6-phospho-beta-glucosidase: MRKDFLWGGATAANQCEGGWQADGRGMAIVDVLPQGENRLPVMQGVMDYRTLPEGTRYPGRDGIDLYGHYKQDIALFAEMGFRCYRFSFSWSRIFPTGEETQPNEAGLKFYEDFIDELLRYGIEPIVTICHFDLPLHLVEKYGSWRSRTVIEAYLRYCEVIFRRFRKKVRYWITFNEINMLMHLPFMGAGIRFEPGENPLAVKYQAAHHELVASALATQLAHKINPDCQVGCMIAAGSVYPYSCRPEDVWESMQKDREAYFFIDVQARGAYSTYAKKLWEREGITVDVTEEDAHILKENTADFIALSYYNSRCVRTDGQGEATGGNVFASAKNPYLMCSQWGWPIDPMGFRITLNALYDRYEKPLFVVENGLGAVDVLTPERTVMDDYRIDYLRTHIQAMMQAVDEDGVDIMGYTPWGCIDLVSATTGEMSKRYGMIYVDQDNDGHGTGERIRKKSFYWYRDVIAHNGENL, from the coding sequence ATGCGAAAAGATTTTTTATGGGGTGGTGCAACAGCTGCCAATCAGTGTGAGGGCGGCTGGCAGGCCGATGGCCGCGGCATGGCGATTGTAGACGTACTGCCTCAGGGAGAAAATCGTTTGCCGGTGATGCAGGGTGTGATGGATTATCGCACCCTGCCCGAAGGCACACGCTATCCTGGACGGGATGGCATCGATTTGTACGGTCATTACAAGCAGGATATCGCGCTGTTTGCCGAGATGGGCTTCCGCTGCTATCGCTTTTCCTTCTCTTGGTCGCGTATTTTCCCGACCGGTGAGGAGACGCAGCCCAACGAAGCTGGATTGAAATTCTATGAAGATTTCATCGATGAATTGCTGCGTTATGGCATTGAGCCGATCGTTACCATCTGTCATTTCGATCTGCCGCTGCATCTGGTAGAAAAATACGGTTCCTGGCGCAGCCGCACGGTGATTGAGGCATATTTGCGCTATTGTGAGGTCATTTTCCGCAGATTTCGCAAGAAGGTTCGTTACTGGATTACCTTTAACGAAATCAATATGCTGATGCACCTGCCGTTTATGGGCGCAGGCATTCGGTTCGAACCGGGAGAAAATCCCCTTGCGGTCAAGTATCAGGCAGCGCATCATGAGCTGGTCGCATCTGCACTGGCCACCCAGCTGGCGCACAAGATCAATCCCGATTGCCAGGTGGGCTGCATGATCGCAGCCGGCAGTGTGTATCCATACAGCTGCCGCCCGGAAGACGTATGGGAGAGCATGCAGAAGGATCGCGAAGCCTACTTTTTTATTGATGTGCAGGCGCGTGGTGCGTACTCGACTTATGCGAAAAAACTGTGGGAACGCGAAGGAATTACGGTAGATGTGACCGAGGAAGATGCACACATCCTGAAGGAAAACACAGCAGACTTTATCGCGCTTTCTTATTATAACAGCCGGTGTGTGCGCACCGACGGACAAGGCGAAGCTACGGGCGGTAATGTGTTCGCATCCGCAAAGAACCCGTATCTGATGTGCAGCCAGTGGGGCTGGCCGATTGACCCGATGGGTTTTCGCATCACGCTCAATGCGCTGTATGATCGGTACGAGAAGCCGCTCTTTGTGGTGGAAAACGGTCTGGGCGCGGTTGACGTGCTCACACCCGAGCGTACGGTGATGGATGATTACCGAATTGACTATTTACGCACCCACATTCAGGCGATGATGCAGGCTGTCGACGAGGATGGTGTGGATATTATGGGATATACGCCGTGGGGCTGTATCGATCTAGTCAGCGCCACCACGGGGGAAATGTCGAAGCGATATGGCATGATTTATGTGGATCAGGACAATGATGGTCATGGCACGGGCGAGCGCATTCGTAAAAAATCGTTCTACTGGTATCGCGATGTGATTGCCCACAATGGTGAAAACTTATGA
- a CDS encoding beta-glucoside-specific PTS transporter subunit IIABC has protein sequence MGKYDELAKDIVKNVGGKENVAGLVHCITRLRFTLKDEGKASDEVLKAMNGVVTVMKSGGQYQVVIGNHVAEVYDDVCAVLGMKEDSAAPAEPKKGKLLDRAIDVVSGIFQPILGIMAACGMLKGFNTLFATLGLYTTTSGIYLIINAAGDALFNFLPLFLGYTAAKKFNLKPMLGLAIGAALCYPAIQSSALSAAGEPLYTLFEGTMFASPVYMDFLGLPVIAVDYTGTVIPVILSVWFASKCEKFFNRIVPELVKFFFVPMLTLLITLPVTLMLLGPIATFGSTLISEFTLTIRSFSPLVAGAIVGLTWQILVIFGMHWGFIPVYINNVMTLGYDNVMMPFFACTFATSAVVLAIFFKTKDKKLKEMAIPNFISGIFGVTEPAIYGILLPLKKPFIISCIAGGIGGAFYGYFNFRKFILGGMGIFELPNMMNPDGSMGNIIVALVGIAISMAVGFVLTMVFYRDPEKAVETAQSTDVASQQTPAIETEKMVIASPVKGKAIALSEVQDEAFSTGVLGQGAAIIPEDDTIYAPADGTIATMFPTGHAIGMLTDTGVEILIHVGMDTVQLDGKGFEPLVQSGDTVKKGQKLLKFDRKLIEEAGYSLTTPVIITNSDDYAAITPANIGTVNAGDPLLTLS, from the coding sequence ATGGGAAAGTATGATGAACTGGCCAAAGACATTGTAAAAAATGTCGGCGGAAAGGAAAATGTAGCAGGACTTGTCCACTGCATTACGAGACTTCGCTTCACGCTCAAGGATGAAGGAAAAGCCAGCGACGAAGTGCTCAAGGCAATGAATGGTGTTGTCACGGTCATGAAGAGCGGCGGACAGTATCAAGTCGTCATTGGCAATCATGTAGCTGAGGTGTACGACGATGTATGTGCTGTGCTGGGCATGAAGGAAGACAGTGCCGCTCCGGCAGAGCCCAAGAAGGGCAAGTTGCTCGATCGTGCGATTGACGTTGTATCGGGTATTTTCCAGCCGATCTTGGGTATTATGGCCGCTTGTGGCATGCTCAAGGGATTTAATACCCTCTTTGCAACGCTGGGACTGTACACCACGACCAGCGGTATCTACTTAATCATCAATGCAGCGGGTGACGCACTCTTCAACTTCCTGCCGCTGTTCCTGGGCTATACAGCGGCGAAAAAGTTTAATTTGAAGCCCATGCTGGGTCTGGCGATTGGCGCTGCACTGTGCTATCCGGCCATTCAGTCAAGCGCTCTGTCTGCGGCAGGCGAACCGCTCTATACACTATTTGAAGGCACGATGTTTGCCTCGCCGGTATACATGGACTTTTTGGGTCTGCCCGTGATTGCGGTCGATTATACTGGTACCGTGATTCCAGTTATTCTCTCGGTTTGGTTTGCATCCAAGTGCGAAAAATTTTTCAACCGCATTGTACCGGAGCTGGTCAAGTTCTTCTTTGTCCCCATGCTCACGCTGCTGATCACGCTGCCGGTTACGCTCATGTTGCTCGGTCCGATTGCAACTTTCGGTTCTACACTCATCTCTGAGTTCACCCTGACCATCCGCAGCTTTAGCCCGCTGGTTGCCGGTGCAATCGTCGGTCTGACTTGGCAGATCCTAGTCATCTTCGGCATGCACTGGGGATTTATCCCGGTTTACATCAACAACGTGATGACTCTGGGCTACGATAATGTTATGATGCCTTTCTTTGCCTGCACCTTTGCAACTTCTGCGGTTGTTCTGGCGATTTTCTTTAAGACTAAGGACAAGAAGCTCAAGGAAATGGCAATTCCGAACTTTATTTCCGGTATTTTCGGTGTCACCGAACCGGCGATTTACGGTATCCTGCTGCCGCTCAAGAAGCCATTCATCATCAGCTGCATTGCAGGCGGTATCGGCGGTGCATTTTATGGATATTTCAACTTCCGTAAGTTTATCCTGGGCGGTATGGGCATCTTCGAGCTGCCCAACATGATGAACCCGGATGGTTCGATGGGTAACATTATCGTTGCACTCGTTGGTATTGCAATTTCGATGGCCGTTGGCTTTGTGCTAACTATGGTATTCTATCGTGACCCGGAAAAGGCCGTGGAGACTGCACAGTCGACTGATGTGGCATCTCAGCAAACTCCGGCAATCGAAACCGAAAAAATGGTCATCGCAAGCCCGGTGAAGGGCAAGGCCATTGCTCTCAGCGAGGTACAGGACGAGGCATTCTCTACCGGCGTACTGGGGCAGGGCGCTGCGATCATCCCCGAGGACGATACGATCTATGCCCCGGCAGACGGCACCATCGCCACGATGTTCCCGACCGGTCATGCTATTGGTATGCTGACTGATACCGGCGTAGAAATCCTGATTCATGTCGGTATGGACACCGTTCAGCTGGACGGCAAGGGATTTGAGCCGCTGGTGCAGTCCGGCGATACGGTCAAAAAGGGACAGAAGCTCTTAAAGTTTGACCGCAAACTCATCGAAGAGGCTGGATACTCTTTAACGACGCCAGTTATTATCACAAATTCCGATGATTATGCCGCTATTACGCCTGCAAACATCGGAACTGTCAACGCGGGAGATCCGTTGCTGACACTTTCTTAA
- a CDS encoding MurR/RpiR family transcriptional regulator produces MKIVLLVQLKEMKNFTNHEKDVANYILTHMDQIPDISAGELAKESLTSKATVVRLSQKLGLSGYQELKLKLIAEVNQNERIGQILANEPITPQSSYSDIIHTIPGLYDKAVTNTRLTLNKTDMLRINHFLQEAECIDIYGTGISYTLAQGAAFKFATLGVESSAYESINGHYLAARKHKKTVAFVISFTGANRTVETMAQYLRTATHNHVVGILGPHNQRTRPWCHEVVEIPNRDSILSLDVITSFAASNYVFDIFFSLLLSRCQEQHVQSSLEMVRHRNLLLNENFDA; encoded by the coding sequence GTGAAGATTGTGTTGTTGGTGCAGCTGAAAGAGATGAAGAACTTCACAAATCACGAAAAGGATGTTGCAAACTATATTCTGACGCACATGGATCAAATTCCAGATATTTCAGCCGGAGAACTTGCCAAGGAGTCGCTGACCAGCAAGGCAACCGTGGTTCGTCTGAGCCAGAAACTTGGCCTGTCCGGATATCAGGAATTGAAGCTCAAATTGATTGCAGAAGTCAATCAGAATGAGCGCATCGGGCAGATTCTAGCCAATGAACCGATCACGCCGCAAAGTTCCTACTCGGATATTATCCATACCATTCCGGGACTGTATGACAAGGCAGTCACCAATACGCGGCTGACGCTGAACAAGACCGACATGCTGCGCATCAACCACTTTTTGCAGGAAGCCGAGTGCATTGATATCTATGGTACAGGGATTAGCTATACGCTGGCACAGGGCGCGGCGTTTAAGTTTGCAACGCTCGGCGTGGAAAGCTCTGCCTATGAGAGCATCAACGGTCACTATCTTGCGGCCCGAAAGCATAAAAAGACGGTCGCCTTCGTGATCAGCTTTACGGGAGCCAATCGCACGGTGGAAACCATGGCACAGTATCTGCGCACTGCCACGCATAATCATGTGGTTGGGATTCTGGGCCCGCACAACCAGAGAACCCGTCCATGGTGCCATGAGGTCGTAGAAATTCCCAATCGTGACTCTATTCTGAGCTTGGATGTTATCACTTCCTTTGCGGCAAGCAATTACGTCTTTGATATCTTTTTTTCTCTGTTGCTCTCGCGCTGTCAGGAACAGCACGTGCAATCTTCACTGGAAATGGTCCGTCACAGGAACCTTCTGCTCAATGAAAACTTTGATGCGTAA
- a CDS encoding IS256 family transposase: MARKNRTPEEKARREKIRELLQMANIGSMDDIQNLFKETIAEFMENGLEAELDDELGYSKYDYKNKNTDNSRNGHSSKRLRTSFGEVDVSVPRDRKGEFEPQVLKKNQTSISQDIEEKILSMYAKGMTTGDIETHIQDIYGISVSDSTVSRITDKILPVAKEWQQRPLESIYAVVFLDAIHYHVRSEGQIVKKAVYIAIGIDLDGRKDVLGMWVGENESAKFWATVLNGLRNRGVEDIFIACTDNLAGFDAAFHATFPQTEIQNCIIHQLRNSSKYVSYKDLKALMADLKAVYAAVDEQAALDALDTFGEHWDRKYPKISQSWRDNWANLSTYFKYPQEVRRLIYTTNAIEGFNRQLRKVTKAKSVFPTDDSLLKMLYLAMMDITKKWTGRRQDWSVIHAQMAVYFAERMPE; encoded by the coding sequence ATGGCCAGAAAGAATCGCACGCCGGAAGAAAAGGCCCGGCGGGAGAAAATCCGCGAACTGCTGCAGATGGCGAATATCGGCAGCATGGATGACATTCAAAACCTGTTCAAAGAGACCATAGCCGAATTCATGGAGAACGGCCTGGAGGCGGAACTGGATGACGAGCTGGGCTACAGCAAATACGACTACAAGAACAAGAACACAGACAACAGCCGTAATGGCCACAGCAGCAAAAGGCTGCGTACCAGCTTTGGCGAGGTGGATGTGTCGGTTCCTCGGGACCGGAAAGGCGAGTTTGAGCCGCAGGTGCTGAAAAAGAACCAGACCAGCATCAGCCAGGATATCGAGGAAAAGATCCTGTCGATGTATGCCAAGGGGATGACCACCGGAGATATTGAGACCCATATTCAGGATATCTACGGTATTTCGGTCTCGGACAGCACGGTCAGCCGGATCACGGACAAGATCCTGCCTGTGGCCAAAGAGTGGCAGCAGCGGCCTTTGGAGTCCATCTACGCCGTGGTATTTTTGGATGCCATCCACTACCATGTCCGCAGCGAGGGGCAGATCGTAAAGAAAGCGGTGTATATTGCCATAGGCATTGATCTGGATGGCCGGAAAGATGTACTTGGCATGTGGGTAGGCGAAAATGAGAGCGCCAAGTTCTGGGCGACCGTGCTTAACGGCCTGCGGAACCGTGGTGTGGAGGATATTTTCATCGCCTGCACGGATAACCTTGCCGGATTTGATGCGGCCTTCCATGCCACCTTTCCTCAAACCGAAATTCAGAACTGCATCATCCATCAGCTGCGCAATTCCAGTAAATATGTGTCCTACAAGGACTTAAAGGCGCTTATGGCTGATCTGAAGGCAGTTTATGCCGCCGTAGATGAGCAGGCAGCACTGGATGCCCTGGATACCTTCGGGGAGCACTGGGACCGGAAATATCCGAAAATCTCCCAGTCCTGGCGGGACAACTGGGCAAACCTGAGCACCTATTTCAAGTACCCTCAGGAGGTGCGGCGGCTGATTTACACCACCAATGCTATTGAGGGCTTCAACCGCCAGCTGCGTAAGGTGACCAAAGCCAAATCCGTCTTTCCCACCGATGACAGCCTGCTGAAAATGCTGTATCTGGCCATGATGGATATCACGAAAAAGTGGACCGGCCGGCGGCAGGACTGGAGTGTGATCCACGCCCAGATGGCTGTCTACTTCGCTGAGCGCATGCCTGAGTAA